From Acidothermus cellulolyticus 11B, a single genomic window includes:
- a CDS encoding RecX family transcriptional regulator, with product MRSPSARRRTEPPGLDDPVEAGRRIALDQLAGAPRTRQQLADALHRRGIPADATAEVLERLAAVGLIDDRAYAVQWMTSRRRRGLAPRAIAGELRRRGVDEVIIRETVDTVDPDDVLAAATALARMRCRTMVGLPEPVKVRRLAAMLARRGYSPEVVFQAIRHVLGDGVIEEGATDASDAERA from the coding sequence CTGAGGAGTCCATCGGCGAGACGCCGGACCGAACCGCCGGGCCTCGACGATCCCGTCGAGGCCGGACGGCGGATCGCCCTCGATCAACTTGCCGGTGCGCCGCGTACCAGGCAGCAGCTTGCTGACGCGCTGCACCGGCGGGGGATTCCTGCAGATGCGACCGCCGAGGTGCTGGAACGGCTGGCCGCGGTTGGTCTCATCGATGATCGGGCGTATGCGGTCCAGTGGATGACCAGCCGACGACGGCGCGGACTTGCCCCACGGGCAATCGCCGGCGAACTGCGGCGCAGAGGCGTGGATGAGGTGATCATTCGCGAGACGGTGGACACGGTCGACCCGGACGACGTGTTGGCTGCGGCAACTGCGCTGGCCCGCATGCGTTGCCGGACCATGGTCGGCCTGCCGGAACCCGTAAAGGTCCGTCGGCTTGCTGCGATGTTGGCCCGCCGTGGGTACTCACCCGAGGTCGTCTTCCAGGCGATCCGGCACGTCCTCGGTGACGGTGTCATCGAGGAGGGTGCGACGGACGCCAGCGATGCGGAGCGTGCTTGA
- the rny gene encoding ribonuclease Y, translating to MPVLIATVGVVAVAALVIAIFVVIKFGRAPRVDAGNVRQPSGMSGPDAAAAEAEIREARSELERREQRLAEREARLDAEHERLAARERQLAELEEKLGRLQAELAQVAEERRLLLERTAGLTAEAAKAELVALIENQAKRDAALTVREIERAATEEAERRAREIVTTAIQRVASEQTAESVVSVVHLPGDEMKGRIIGREGRNIRAFESITGVNLIIDDTPEAVLLSCFDPVRREIARVALERLVDDGRIHPLRIEEVYEASRLEVERLCQRAAEDALLAVGITGMHPELVALLGRLRYRTSYGQNVLKHLVETAHLAGVMAAELHIDPQLVKRGALLHDIGKALSHEVEGSHALIGAELARRYGEHEDVVHAIEAHHNEVEPRTIEAVLTQAADAISGGRPGARRESLESYVQRLERLEEIASAYEGVEKVFAMQAGRELRVMVLPDVVDDIQAQVIARDIAKQIETELTYPGQIRVTVVRETRASEFAH from the coding sequence ATGCCCGTATTGATCGCTACTGTCGGGGTCGTCGCGGTCGCTGCCCTGGTGATTGCAATCTTTGTTGTCATCAAATTTGGCCGGGCTCCCCGGGTCGATGCGGGGAACGTTCGCCAACCCTCCGGCATGTCCGGACCGGACGCCGCCGCTGCCGAGGCCGAGATTCGGGAGGCTCGGTCCGAGCTCGAGCGTCGCGAACAGCGCCTCGCCGAACGCGAGGCACGACTGGACGCCGAGCATGAGCGCCTCGCCGCCCGCGAGCGGCAGCTTGCTGAACTCGAAGAGAAGCTCGGCCGCCTGCAAGCGGAGCTTGCGCAGGTCGCGGAGGAACGGCGGTTGCTGCTCGAACGAACGGCCGGGCTGACCGCCGAGGCGGCCAAAGCCGAGCTCGTCGCGCTCATCGAAAACCAGGCCAAGCGGGATGCCGCGTTGACGGTCCGCGAGATCGAGCGGGCGGCGACCGAAGAAGCCGAACGACGCGCGCGGGAGATTGTGACCACTGCGATCCAGCGGGTTGCCAGTGAACAGACGGCCGAATCGGTCGTCTCCGTCGTGCACCTGCCCGGCGACGAGATGAAGGGCCGGATCATCGGGCGTGAGGGTCGCAACATCCGGGCGTTCGAGTCGATCACGGGCGTCAACCTCATCATCGATGACACCCCCGAAGCGGTTCTCCTCTCGTGCTTTGATCCGGTACGCCGCGAAATCGCCCGGGTCGCATTGGAACGTCTGGTGGACGACGGTCGCATCCACCCCCTCCGCATCGAGGAGGTGTACGAAGCCAGCCGGCTCGAAGTCGAGCGGCTCTGCCAGCGGGCCGCCGAGGACGCCCTGCTCGCGGTCGGCATCACCGGCATGCACCCCGAGCTGGTCGCGCTCCTCGGTCGCCTGCGCTACCGCACGTCCTACGGGCAGAACGTGCTCAAACACCTCGTGGAGACCGCCCATCTCGCGGGCGTCATGGCCGCCGAACTGCACATCGATCCCCAGCTGGTCAAGCGCGGCGCGCTGCTCCACGACATCGGCAAGGCCTTGAGCCACGAGGTGGAGGGCAGCCACGCCCTGATCGGAGCTGAACTGGCCCGGCGGTACGGCGAGCACGAGGACGTCGTCCACGCGATCGAAGCGCACCACAACGAGGTTGAACCCCGCACCATCGAGGCGGTCCTCACCCAAGCGGCTGACGCGATCAGCGGAGGCCGCCCGGGCGCCCGGCGCGAATCCCTGGAATCCTACGTGCAACGGTTGGAGCGGCTGGAAGAGATCGCGTCGGCGTACGAGGGTGTCGAGAAGGTCTTCGCCATGCAGGCCGGACGTGAATTGCGCGTGATGGTCCTCCCCGACGTCGTGGACGACATCCAAGCGCAGGTCATCGCCCGTGACATCGCCAAACAAATCGAGACGGAACTCACCTACCCCGGGCAGATCCGGGTCACCGTCGTCCGTGAAACCCGGGCCAGCGAATTCGCCCACTAA
- the miaB gene encoding tRNA (N6-isopentenyl adenosine(37)-C2)-methylthiotransferase MiaB, with translation MNMHDSERIAGLLEAAGYVRAADDEPADVVVFNTCAVRENADNRLYGNLGLLLPVKKAKPDMQIAVGGCLAQKDKGDIVRRAPWVDVVFGTHNIEALPVLLERARIAREAQVEIREALEVFPSTLPSRRESVYAAWVAISVGCNNTCTFCIVPSLRGRERDRRPGDILREIQTLVADGVLEVTLLGQNVNSYGVDFGDRQAFAKLLRACGTIDGLERVRFTSPHPRDFTDDVIAAMAETPNVMPQLHMPLQSGSDAVLRRMRRSYRKEKYLDIISRVRSAIPDAAITTDIIVGFPGETEDDFAETLDVVRKARFAGAFTFQYSKRPGTPAAEMPDQVPPDVVADRFARLVALVEQIALEENQAQVGRVVEVLVAEGEGRKDAETHRMSGRAPDNRLVHFRATDARPGDVVTVAVTQAAPHCLIADQVLGVRRTRAGDAWEARRSVRPSGVLLGMPALRPRT, from the coding sequence ATGAACATGCACGACTCCGAGCGGATCGCCGGTCTGCTCGAGGCGGCCGGCTACGTCCGCGCAGCTGACGACGAGCCCGCGGACGTCGTCGTGTTCAACACCTGTGCGGTGCGGGAGAACGCGGACAACCGGCTGTACGGCAATCTCGGCTTGCTGCTGCCGGTGAAGAAAGCCAAGCCGGACATGCAAATCGCGGTCGGCGGCTGCCTGGCGCAGAAAGACAAAGGCGATATCGTACGCCGGGCGCCATGGGTGGACGTCGTCTTCGGCACCCACAACATCGAGGCGCTCCCGGTGCTCCTCGAGCGGGCGCGGATCGCCCGCGAGGCGCAGGTGGAAATTCGCGAGGCGCTCGAGGTGTTCCCCTCCACCCTGCCGTCGCGCCGGGAATCCGTGTACGCCGCATGGGTGGCGATCAGTGTCGGCTGCAACAACACCTGTACGTTCTGCATCGTGCCGAGCCTGCGCGGCCGGGAACGGGACCGTCGTCCCGGCGACATCCTGCGGGAAATTCAGACGCTGGTCGCGGACGGCGTCCTCGAAGTGACCCTGCTCGGCCAGAACGTCAATTCCTATGGAGTGGATTTCGGCGACCGTCAGGCCTTCGCGAAATTGCTGCGCGCCTGTGGAACGATCGACGGACTGGAACGGGTCCGGTTCACGTCACCCCATCCGCGGGATTTCACCGACGACGTCATTGCGGCGATGGCCGAGACACCGAACGTGATGCCGCAGCTGCACATGCCACTGCAGTCCGGTTCCGACGCGGTGCTTCGCCGCATGCGGCGGTCCTATCGCAAAGAGAAATATCTCGACATTATTTCCCGGGTGCGGTCGGCGATTCCCGATGCGGCAATCACCACCGATATCATCGTCGGATTCCCGGGTGAGACCGAGGACGATTTCGCCGAGACCCTCGACGTCGTCCGCAAAGCCCGATTCGCCGGCGCCTTCACGTTTCAGTACTCCAAGCGGCCGGGCACACCCGCCGCCGAGATGCCCGACCAGGTGCCGCCGGACGTCGTCGCCGATCGGTTCGCCCGGCTGGTCGCTCTCGTCGAACAGATTGCCCTGGAGGAGAACCAGGCCCAGGTCGGGCGGGTCGTCGAGGTGCTCGTCGCCGAAGGGGAGGGGCGGAAGGACGCCGAGACGCACCGGATGAGCGGACGGGCGCCGGACAACCGGCTGGTCCACTTCCGGGCCACCGACGCTCGGCCCGGCGACGTCGTGACCGTCGCCGTCACCCAGGCAGCTCCGCATTGCCTCATCGCCGATCAGGTGCTCGGTGTGCGCCGCACCCGAGCCGGCGATGCCTGGGAAGCCCGCCGGAGCGTGCGGCCGAGCGGCGTCCTCCTCGGCATGCCGGCTCTCCGGCCGCGTACCTAG
- the recA gene encoding recombinase RecA, whose protein sequence is MAAAFDREKALEHAIAQIERAHGKGSLMRLGDEARAPIDVIPTGSIALDVALGIGGLPRGRIVEIYGPESSGKTTLALHAVANAQRAGGIAAFIDAEHALDPEYAKKLGVDTDNLLVSQPDTGEQALEIADTLIRSGAIDVVVIDSVAALVPRAEIEGEMGDSHVGLQARLMSQALRKITGALSHSGTTAIFINQLREKVGVFFGSPETTTGGKALKFYASIRLDVRRIDTIKEGQEAIGNRTRVKVVKNKCASPFRQAEFDILYNVGISREGSLIDMGVEHGIIRKSGAWYTYEGDQLGQGKENARNFLRENPDLADEIEKKIKEKLGIGPRVDAPIDLTVVER, encoded by the coding sequence ATGGCAGCAGCATTCGACCGCGAGAAGGCACTGGAGCACGCGATCGCGCAGATCGAACGGGCTCACGGCAAGGGTTCATTGATGCGTCTCGGTGACGAGGCGCGGGCTCCGATCGACGTCATCCCTACCGGATCGATCGCCCTGGACGTCGCGTTAGGGATCGGCGGTCTGCCGCGTGGGCGGATCGTCGAGATCTACGGACCGGAGTCATCGGGCAAGACCACCCTGGCACTGCACGCGGTGGCGAATGCCCAGCGCGCCGGCGGCATCGCCGCATTCATCGACGCCGAGCATGCCCTGGATCCCGAATACGCGAAAAAGCTCGGAGTGGACACCGATAATCTCCTCGTCTCCCAGCCGGATACGGGAGAACAAGCCCTGGAGATCGCCGATACGTTGATTCGGTCAGGGGCCATCGACGTCGTGGTCATTGACTCGGTTGCTGCGCTGGTGCCCCGGGCTGAAATTGAGGGGGAGATGGGCGACAGCCATGTCGGCCTGCAGGCCCGGCTGATGAGTCAGGCGCTCCGCAAGATTACCGGTGCGCTCAGCCACTCCGGCACGACCGCAATCTTCATCAATCAGCTGCGAGAGAAGGTCGGGGTCTTCTTCGGAAGCCCGGAAACGACCACCGGTGGGAAGGCTCTGAAGTTCTACGCTTCGATCCGCCTTGATGTCCGCCGCATCGACACCATCAAGGAAGGGCAGGAAGCCATCGGCAACCGGACCCGGGTGAAGGTTGTCAAGAACAAGTGCGCCTCCCCATTTCGGCAGGCTGAATTCGACATCCTGTACAACGTCGGAATCAGCCGGGAGGGCAGTCTCATTGACATGGGGGTGGAGCACGGCATCATCCGGAAATCCGGTGCCTGGTACACGTACGAAGGCGACCAACTGGGTCAGGGCAAGGAGAACGCCCGTAATTTCCTGCGGGAGAATCCCGACCTGGCGGACGAAATCGAGAAGAAAATCAAGGAGAAGCTTGGCATTGGGCCGCGGGTTGACGCGCCCATTGACTTGACGGTGGTGGAGCGCTGA
- a CDS encoding cell wall-binding repeat-containing protein: MRPARVLAGAVLALSAIAGVPSSGTAAASPAGHRSPTAVPAPIRLHALPATTGTVQRLAGPDRYATSAAVLGTYPTGVSRLFVATGATYPDALAAAGAAGAQDAVLLVGNPPSQTTINAVAANHPGQIILVGGPAAIPDTTGDLLGRYAANGWSRIAGADRYATAALLATATWTSAPTVYLASGESFADALTAAALAAARNSPVLLTAPDAVPAPTQAALAQLHPSSVVIVGGTAAISDTVASEISQAIAPVTRIAGADRYATNALAVGSFGGSVANLVVASGATFPDAISGAALAGHLQTALLLVGSSLTNAQQSLVATLHPAAVTVVGGAAAISDAVVDAVAVAAGLSPPVNAADNDYVVNTIAGQVVRWNPCQPVGWQLNIGSLPSSVASVISTEVQVLAADSGLTLRYDGTTTFVPTTTNIDTEPDDLIVAVIPRSATDLFDGATGTVVGEGGWTAGYNANGHIVIAHGFAVITQDALATGLLPISTQGGVTLGTAVLHELGHAVGLNHASQPTEIMYPVLSPQTPATYSPSDRAGLAAVGAPAGCL; the protein is encoded by the coding sequence ATGCGCCCGGCCCGCGTCCTGGCGGGCGCCGTCCTTGCGCTCTCCGCGATCGCCGGAGTGCCCAGTTCCGGGACCGCGGCGGCATCCCCAGCAGGGCACCGCTCCCCGACCGCCGTGCCGGCGCCCATCAGGCTCCATGCGCTGCCCGCCACGACCGGAACCGTCCAGCGGCTGGCCGGCCCCGACCGGTACGCGACCTCGGCGGCCGTGTTGGGCACCTACCCGACCGGCGTCTCCCGGCTCTTCGTCGCGACCGGCGCGACGTACCCGGATGCGCTCGCCGCCGCCGGTGCCGCCGGGGCGCAAGACGCCGTCCTGCTGGTCGGCAATCCACCCAGCCAGACGACGATCAACGCCGTCGCCGCCAACCACCCAGGTCAGATCATCCTGGTCGGCGGTCCAGCGGCCATCCCCGATACCACGGGAGACCTCCTCGGCCGGTACGCCGCCAACGGATGGAGCCGGATCGCCGGCGCGGATCGCTACGCCACCGCGGCGCTCTTGGCGACCGCGACCTGGACGTCGGCCCCAACGGTGTACCTGGCGTCCGGTGAATCCTTCGCCGACGCGTTGACGGCAGCCGCACTCGCCGCCGCCCGGAACAGCCCGGTGCTGCTCACCGCGCCGGACGCCGTCCCGGCGCCGACGCAGGCAGCGCTGGCGCAACTCCACCCGTCATCGGTCGTCATCGTCGGCGGAACTGCCGCGATCTCCGACACCGTGGCGTCCGAGATTTCCCAGGCGATCGCCCCTGTCACACGGATCGCCGGTGCGGACCGGTACGCGACGAACGCACTGGCGGTCGGCAGCTTCGGCGGCTCGGTCGCCAACCTCGTCGTCGCCTCCGGTGCGACGTTCCCCGATGCCATCTCCGGCGCGGCCCTCGCCGGCCACTTGCAGACCGCGCTCCTCCTCGTCGGCTCGTCCCTGACGAACGCCCAGCAGTCGCTCGTTGCCACCCTGCATCCCGCCGCCGTCACCGTTGTCGGCGGCGCCGCGGCGATCTCAGATGCGGTGGTCGACGCGGTCGCGGTCGCCGCCGGACTCAGCCCTCCGGTCAACGCCGCAGACAACGATTACGTGGTGAACACGATCGCTGGTCAGGTCGTGCGCTGGAATCCGTGCCAGCCCGTCGGCTGGCAGCTGAACATCGGCTCCCTGCCGAGCAGCGTTGCGAGCGTGATCTCAACCGAGGTGCAGGTCCTTGCCGCCGACAGCGGCCTGACTCTGCGCTACGACGGGACCACCACGTTCGTCCCCACCACGACCAACATCGACACCGAACCGGACGATCTCATCGTCGCGGTGATACCACGGTCAGCCACGGATCTCTTCGACGGCGCGACCGGGACCGTCGTCGGCGAGGGCGGCTGGACCGCGGGTTACAACGCCAACGGGCACATCGTCATCGCGCACGGATTTGCCGTGATCACCCAGGATGCGCTGGCGACGGGACTCCTGCCGATCAGTACCCAAGGCGGGGTGACCCTCGGCACCGCGGTCCTTCACGAGCTTGGGCACGCGGTCGGGCTCAACCACGCCAGCCAACCGACGGAGATCATGTATCCGGTGTTGAGTCCCCAGACGCCGGCCACCTACAGCCCAAGCGACCGGGCCGGGCTCGCGGCGGTCGGGGCCCCCGCCGGCTGCCTCTGA
- a CDS encoding DUF3046 domain-containing protein yields the protein MRLTDFWDRMRSAFGEVYAASFAHDFVLAELGERTVHQALEAGVEPADIWRAVCRAVDVPTHLQ from the coding sequence GTGCGGCTCACAGATTTCTGGGACCGGATGCGCAGTGCGTTCGGTGAGGTGTACGCGGCATCGTTCGCTCACGACTTCGTGCTTGCCGAGCTGGGGGAGCGGACGGTTCACCAGGCATTAGAAGCCGGCGTGGAACCGGCCGACATCTGGCGCGCGGTGTGCCGGGCCGTCGACGTGCCGACGCACCTGCAGTGA
- a CDS encoding S9 family peptidase, with protein MPEIAPYGSWVSPISAADVARGGVRLGFPSLVAGDVWWLEGRPTEQGRQVVVSAQRGDLLGPPWNARTRVHEYGGRSFWPIAADSFVFSEWTDQRLYLVTGEEDPRPLTPAPAVPSGWRYADATVGPDGQVWCVRETVTAAGALDVVRDIVAVPLDGSAADDPRRIRVVVGGSRFFAYPTVSPDGGRLAWVAWDHPQMPWDGTELRIGALRDGIVDTWTTVAGGPAESILQPTWATDGSLYFLSDRSGWWNLYRWDGAAVHALAPRDEECGGPLWQLGMRWFAPLADGRIAVIHGGHLGVLNPDSGEVVDVAIPLSYVDASVTADGSEVVVVGASPTHPLSVARVDVSTGRYAVVRRSLETLPPEEYLPVPVTRIFRSDDGHDVHAHVYPPRNPDFRAPDGERPPYIVVAHGGPTASSPPIFRLEYAYFTNRGIGILDVDYGGSSGYGRAYRERLRGQWGVVDVADCVTAVRALAASGEADPNRVAIRGGSAGGWTVLCAVTRTDVFAAGTSYFGVADPEQLAAETHDFESHYLDGLLGPLPEARDVYRERAPIRRVDAVRCPVLLLQGAQDPIVPPSQAELFRDALAAKGIPHAYLLFEGEQHGFRQAENIVRALEAELSFYGQLFGFSPPGIPVLPLTPAPPAP; from the coding sequence GTGCCCGAGATTGCTCCGTACGGCAGTTGGGTGTCCCCGATTTCCGCAGCCGACGTCGCGCGGGGCGGCGTTCGGCTTGGATTTCCGAGCCTCGTCGCCGGCGACGTCTGGTGGTTGGAAGGCCGCCCGACCGAGCAGGGCCGGCAGGTCGTCGTCTCCGCCCAGCGAGGTGACCTTCTCGGGCCGCCGTGGAACGCCCGTACCCGGGTCCATGAGTACGGCGGCCGAAGTTTCTGGCCGATAGCCGCGGACTCGTTTGTCTTCAGCGAATGGACCGACCAGCGGCTCTACCTCGTCACCGGGGAGGAGGACCCGCGTCCCCTGACACCTGCTCCCGCCGTGCCGAGCGGTTGGCGATACGCCGACGCCACGGTCGGCCCGGACGGGCAGGTGTGGTGCGTGCGGGAGACGGTCACGGCCGCCGGGGCATTGGACGTCGTCCGGGACATTGTCGCCGTTCCCTTGGACGGGTCGGCGGCCGATGATCCGCGACGCATCCGGGTTGTCGTGGGCGGCAGCCGGTTCTTCGCGTATCCGACGGTGAGCCCGGACGGCGGCCGCCTTGCCTGGGTCGCGTGGGATCACCCGCAGATGCCGTGGGACGGCACCGAATTACGGATCGGCGCGCTCCGCGACGGCATCGTCGACACCTGGACGACTGTCGCGGGCGGGCCGGCGGAATCCATTCTGCAGCCGACGTGGGCGACGGACGGTTCGCTGTATTTCCTCTCCGACCGCAGCGGGTGGTGGAATCTGTACCGCTGGGACGGCGCGGCGGTTCACGCCCTTGCACCGCGGGATGAAGAATGCGGCGGTCCGCTGTGGCAACTGGGCATGCGGTGGTTCGCACCGCTCGCCGACGGCCGGATCGCTGTCATTCACGGCGGACATCTCGGTGTGCTGAACCCCGATTCCGGTGAGGTCGTGGATGTGGCAATTCCCCTGTCGTATGTGGATGCGTCGGTCACCGCCGACGGCTCCGAGGTTGTCGTCGTCGGTGCGAGTCCGACGCACCCGCTGTCGGTTGCGCGCGTGGACGTTTCTACCGGCCGGTACGCAGTGGTGCGCCGGTCGCTGGAGACCCTTCCCCCTGAGGAATACTTGCCGGTGCCGGTCACGCGTATTTTCCGGTCCGACGACGGGCATGACGTGCACGCGCACGTTTATCCGCCGCGGAATCCGGATTTCCGTGCGCCGGATGGTGAGCGCCCGCCATACATTGTCGTCGCGCACGGCGGTCCGACAGCATCGTCGCCGCCGATATTCCGGTTGGAATACGCGTACTTCACCAACCGCGGCATCGGAATTCTGGACGTCGACTACGGCGGGTCGTCGGGGTACGGCCGCGCCTACCGGGAACGTTTGCGTGGACAGTGGGGTGTCGTCGATGTCGCTGATTGTGTGACGGCGGTTCGCGCATTAGCGGCGTCCGGCGAAGCCGACCCGAACCGCGTGGCGATCCGCGGCGGCAGTGCCGGCGGCTGGACGGTCCTCTGCGCCGTCACGCGCACGGACGTTTTCGCCGCGGGCACCTCGTACTTCGGTGTCGCCGATCCCGAGCAGCTCGCGGCGGAGACCCATGACTTTGAATCGCACTACCTTGACGGGCTGCTCGGTCCCCTGCCGGAGGCGCGTGACGTCTACCGCGAGCGGGCGCCGATCCGCCGCGTCGACGCGGTACGCTGCCCGGTGCTGTTGCTGCAAGGCGCGCAGGACCCCATCGTTCCGCCGTCCCAAGCGGAATTGTTCCGCGACGCGCTGGCGGCCAAGGGAATTCCGCATGCGTATCTGTTGTTTGAGGGCGAGCAGCATGGGTTCCGACAGGCGGAGAACATCGTCCGCGCGTTGGAAGCGGAATTGTCGTTCTACGGCCAGCTCTTCGGCTTTTCGCCGCCGGGAATTCCCGTGCTTCCGCTCACGCCGGCGCCGCCGGCTCCTTAG